The following coding sequences are from one Methanobacterium sp. window:
- the argJ gene encoding bifunctional ornithine acetyltransferase/N-acetylglutamate synthase — MKRIEGGLCAVKNVKTAGACEENYGVAIIHYPNCNVSGVFTTNKVQAAPIMVTKKAVKNGKLSAIVANSGNANCFTGREGIENAEHMASQVAKNLNIPQEDVAVASTGIIGRQLPLPEISNLIDDALRRLDNSREASRSAAEAIMTTDTYPKEYAVKTHLKNGQKICIGGIAKGSGMIAPNMATMLSFITTDIEASPEELEKSLLKAVDKTFNMVVVDGDQSTNDTVLIMSRPGQGKIDENFQEALEHLCAKLAKMMAHDGEGATKFMEVKVKGAQTSDDAKKAAKSVVTSPLVKTALFGADPNWGRIIAAVGYSGAKIDENTISVRLEDMERLVDVVSHGKILAIEGTEKLELAESIMEREEIKITIDLALGKYEATAYGCDLSYDYVRINSEYST; from the coding sequence ATGAAAAGAATTGAAGGTGGCTTGTGTGCAGTGAAAAATGTTAAAACTGCCGGGGCCTGTGAAGAAAATTATGGAGTGGCAATAATCCACTATCCAAACTGCAATGTATCAGGAGTTTTCACCACTAACAAAGTTCAAGCTGCACCCATCATGGTAACTAAAAAAGCAGTTAAAAATGGCAAACTATCGGCAATTGTGGCTAATAGTGGCAATGCGAACTGTTTTACCGGTAGGGAGGGAATTGAAAATGCGGAGCATATGGCCTCCCAAGTAGCTAAAAATCTCAACATCCCCCAAGAAGATGTAGCAGTTGCATCAACTGGAATCATTGGCAGACAACTTCCTTTACCTGAAATTAGCAATTTAATCGATGATGCACTGCGAAGACTAGATAATTCCAGAGAAGCTTCCCGAAGTGCAGCTGAAGCCATCATGACCACTGACACCTATCCCAAAGAATATGCTGTTAAAACACATCTAAAAAATGGTCAAAAAATATGTATAGGTGGCATTGCCAAGGGATCGGGAATGATCGCCCCTAACATGGCTACAATGCTCTCGTTTATAACTACTGATATAGAAGCAAGCCCTGAAGAATTGGAAAAATCTCTCCTGAAAGCGGTTGACAAAACCTTTAACATGGTAGTAGTGGATGGAGATCAAAGCACTAATGACACAGTCCTGATCATGTCTAGACCTGGACAGGGAAAAATCGATGAGAATTTTCAGGAAGCATTAGAACACCTCTGTGCTAAACTGGCTAAAATGATGGCTCATGATGGTGAAGGGGCAACCAAATTCATGGAAGTCAAAGTGAAGGGTGCTCAAACATCAGATGATGCAAAAAAGGCTGCTAAATCCGTAGTCACATCTCCCCTCGTGAAAACTGCATTGTTCGGTGCTGATCCTAACTGGGGACGAATCATTGCAGCAGTAGGATACTCGGGAGCAAAAATTGATGAAAATACTATTAGTGTTCGCTTGGAAGACATGGAACGATTGGTTGATGTAGTTTCTCATGGGAAAATATTAGCCATTGAAGGCACTGAAAAACTGGAACTGGCAGAAAGCATTATGGAACGAGAAGAAATAAAGATCACCATTGATTTAGCCCTTGGAAAATATGAAGCAACTGCCTATGGCTGTGATCTTAGTTATGATTATGTGCGCATCAATTCTGAGTACTCAACTTAG